From Selenomonas ruminantium AC2024, a single genomic window includes:
- a CDS encoding ArsR/SmtB family transcription factor gives MRKLDDETSLELADLFKVLGDKTRIKLLSLLAAEDELCVCDIAESLQMGQSAISHQLRVLRAARLVKFRKSGKEAFYSLDDDHVLILMHMGLDHVQEH, from the coding sequence ATGCGTAAGCTGGACGATGAAACCAGTTTGGAACTGGCAGATTTATTCAAGGTGCTGGGCGATAAAACCCGCATTAAACTGCTCTCCCTGCTGGCCGCAGAGGATGAACTCTGCGTCTGCGATATTGCCGAAAGCCTGCAGATGGGCCAGTCAGCCATTTCGCACCAGCTACGTGTCCTGCGGGCTGCCCGGCTGGTAAAATTCCGCAAATCAGGCAAAGAGGCCTTCTACAGCCTCGATGATGACCATGTGCTCATTCTCATGCACATGGGACTTGATCACGTACAGGAACATTGA
- a CDS encoding methyl-accepting chemotaxis protein, producing MAEDIKNREEINARLSSAIEEIATSTQTVYEAVEQVAKSASALAKAGQESVEQAKLLQEKNADTIKVIDFITNIAGQTNLLGLNAAIEAARAGEQGRGFAVVAEEVRKLAEQSREATEKIQSTLNEMNKAVEGISKTIETTGSISEEQAASTEEITANLSRVTKAAEDLKKFVEALN from the coding sequence ATGGCAGAGGATATCAAAAACAGGGAAGAGATTAATGCACGGCTGTCTTCGGCGATTGAGGAAATCGCCACTTCAACCCAGACGGTTTATGAAGCAGTCGAGCAGGTAGCCAAAAGTGCCAGTGCGCTGGCCAAAGCAGGTCAGGAGTCTGTAGAACAGGCTAAGCTCCTGCAGGAAAAAAATGCGGATACCATCAAGGTCATCGATTTCATCACCAATATCGCCGGCCAGACGAACTTACTGGGCCTCAACGCCGCCATTGAAGCAGCCCGTGCCGGTGAACAGGGACGTGGCTTTGCCGTCGTAGCTGAAGAAGTGCGTAAGCTGGCGGAACAGTCCCGTGAAGCAACGGAAAAGATTCAGTCCACGCTGAACGAAATGAACAAGGCCGTTGAGGGCATTTCCAAGACGATTGAAACCACTGGCTCCATCAGTGAGGAGCAGGCCGCTTCCACCGAGGAAATCACGGCGAATCTGTCCCGTGTGACGAAAGCTGCGGAAGACTTGAAGAAGTTTGTGGAAGCCTTGAACTAA
- a CDS encoding TMEM165/GDT1 family protein: protein MEAFWASFLLIFFAEMGDKTQFLVMALAGRYDSRRVFVGMTLGIIVVHAMAVLLGATIGSLLPAEKMAIAASILFICFGLWSLKGEEDAEEEECKASRFGPVMTVALTFIVGEMGDKTQLAAVALASEMNSWLMVFIGAVAGMIIADGMGLVAGNYLQKKISPPTMQKVSAAIFIVFGVAGLVQCLIL from the coding sequence ATGGAAGCATTTTGGGCATCTTTCTTGTTGATTTTTTTCGCTGAGATGGGGGACAAGACCCAGTTCCTCGTGATGGCACTGGCAGGCCGTTATGACAGCCGCCGGGTGTTTGTGGGGATGACCCTGGGGATAATCGTGGTACATGCCATGGCGGTGCTCTTGGGTGCCACCATCGGCAGTCTGCTGCCAGCGGAAAAAATGGCTATTGCCGCCTCAATCCTCTTTATTTGCTTTGGCCTTTGGTCCTTGAAGGGGGAGGAAGATGCGGAAGAAGAGGAATGCAAGGCCAGCCGATTCGGGCCGGTGATGACCGTAGCATTGACCTTTATCGTCGGCGAAATGGGCGATAAGACGCAGCTGGCAGCTGTGGCGCTGGCTTCGGAAATGAATAGCTGGCTGATGGTCTTTATCGGGGCCGTGGCCGGCATGATTATCGCCGACGGCATGGGGCTGGTGGCAGGCAACTACCTCCAGAAAAAAATATCGCCCCCGACCATGCAAAAAGTGTCGGCGGCGATATTCATCGTGTTCGGTGTGGCAGGGTTGGTGCAGTGCTTGATTCTATAA
- a CDS encoding MupG family TIM beta-alpha barrel fold protein, with protein sequence MENGISLYPGQGTPVEQSLAIIEEAAACGLRRLFLALPEYPTDLGDIKGELSAILKAARQNDMEVVANVTPQTQERLELPELSPSLFRIWGIKTLRLAEGFSPAEIATLSQNRQGIRIALNASTVTSRIIAALVELKANFRQIEALHSFYPRPFTGLSEDLLVRKTMLLHKAGIRVGAFVPGANRQHNFCKAGCPTLENHREETASLAARHLVALGIDAIFLGDLPPLPEELQAISQLSDKAVTLQAKWLTPNPQLRQHLQHVFTARQDVAQNAVRAGDSQDFWQDTELQIAPENAVSRPLGAITIDNERNLPYMGEVQICRSNLPADTGVNVAAQIDSRELNLIEYISPGRKFSFIFHE encoded by the coding sequence ATGGAAAATGGTATTTCACTATATCCCGGCCAGGGAACGCCCGTGGAGCAGAGCCTGGCCATCATCGAGGAAGCAGCTGCCTGTGGTCTGCGGCGGCTCTTTCTTGCTTTGCCTGAATATCCCACCGATTTGGGTGATATAAAAGGAGAATTGTCGGCCATTTTGAAGGCGGCCCGGCAAAATGATATGGAAGTTGTCGCTAACGTCACGCCGCAAACGCAGGAAAGGCTGGAACTTCCAGAACTAAGTCCCTCCCTGTTCCGCATCTGGGGCATCAAGACCCTGCGGCTGGCAGAGGGATTTTCCCCCGCAGAGATTGCCACCCTCTCCCAGAATCGGCAGGGCATACGCATTGCCCTGAATGCCTCCACTGTCACCAGCAGGATTATTGCCGCGCTGGTCGAGCTAAAGGCCAACTTCCGGCAAATCGAAGCCCTGCACAGCTTTTATCCACGCCCCTTTACCGGGCTAAGCGAGGACCTGCTTGTACGCAAGACCATGTTGCTGCACAAAGCCGGCATCCGAGTAGGAGCCTTTGTTCCCGGCGCTAACCGCCAGCATAATTTCTGCAAAGCGGGCTGTCCTACGCTGGAAAATCATCGGGAAGAAACTGCCTCTCTGGCGGCCCGTCATCTTGTAGCTTTGGGTATTGATGCCATCTTCCTCGGTGACCTGCCGCCGCTGCCCGAGGAGCTGCAAGCCATCAGCCAGCTCTCGGATAAAGCAGTAACCCTGCAGGCCAAGTGGCTGACACCAAATCCCCAATTACGGCAACATTTACAGCATGTGTTCACGGCGCGTCAGGATGTGGCGCAAAACGCTGTACGGGCTGGTGACAGCCAGGATTTCTGGCAGGACACGGAGCTGCAGATTGCGCCGGAAAACGCTGTTTCCCGTCCCTTAGGAGCTATCACCATTGACAATGAACGGAACCTTCCCTATATGGGAGAAGTGCAGATTTGCCGCAGCAACCTGCCGGCAGATACGGGGGTAAATGTAGCTGCTCAGATTGATTCCCGTGAGCTCAATCTCATTGAGTACATCAGCCCTGGCCGGAAATTTTCCTTCATCTTCCACGAATGA